The genomic segment GGGAATTTAGTTTCAAACACAGCAACAGATGTTTTAAAAATGACGGTTGTAAATCGTTATAAAAAAGAAAAGCCAGCAATTGCATTTATAAAAAACTTTGGAATAAAAGAAGGTGCCATTGCAAGTTCTGTTGGGCACGATTCACATAATATAATTGCAGTTGGCGTTTCAGACGAAGCCATTTGCAAAGCAGTAAATTTAATTATTGAAAATAAAGGAGGCGTTTGTGCTGTAAATTCATCCGAAGAAAAAATTGTTCCATTACCAGTTGCAGGAATTATGTCTGATAAACCTGCCCAAGAAATTGGCAAATCGTATGCAAAGTTAGATAAAATAGCAAAACAAATGGGCAGTAAATTACGAGCACCTTATATGAGTTTATCTTTTATGGCTTTGTTGGTAATTCCGTCTTTAAAATTGTCTGACAAAGGATTGTTTGATGGAAATAGTTTTCAATTTACTTCATTAGAGATTCAATAAAAAGCATATGTTTAAAAAAGAACTTCGAAAAATATATAAGAAAAAAAGAAGGGAATTATCTCCAACACAAAAATTGGAATTTGAGCAAGATATTTACACTCAAATTTTTGAATTGGATTTTTCTGAAATACAGGTTGTTCATCTTTTTTTAAGTATTAGAAAATACGATGAGATTAACACACAACCCATTATCGATTTTTTAAATAAAAAAAACAAAACACTTGTAGTTAGTAAATGCGATTTCGAAAATAATACATTGCAACATTTTATTTTCGATAAAAACACCCAATTGGAAGTAAACTCTTGGGGAATTCCAGAACCTGTAAATGCCAAAGAAATCGACCCAAAAGAAATAGATTTGGTTTTTGTGCCTATGCTAATTTCCGATGAAAACAACTACAGAGTTGGTTATGGAAAAGGATTTTACGATGGTTTTTTAGCCGAATGCAAACCCCAAGTAAAAACAGTTGGAATTAATTTTTTTAAACCCATTCCAAAAATAAATGATATTCATAAATTTGATGTAGCTTTGACACAAATTATTTATCCAAGAAAATGAGTTTACAACAAGATTTAGAGAAAAGAAGTGGCAACAAATGTGAGTTATGTTCAGCAACCAATAATTTAGCTGTTTACGATGTAAAACCAACCATAACAGGTGGTGGAGGAATGGATGGAAGTTTGTTGGCTTGTGAGATTTGTATCACTCAAATAGAGAATTCAGAAGAAATGGATGCCAATCATTGGCGCTGTTTAAACGACTCTATGTGGAGTGAGTTTAGAGCTGTAAAAGTGGTTGCTTGGCGCATGTTATCTCGTTTAAGAAACGAAGGTTGGCCAAAAGATTTGTTGGATATGATGTATTTAGAGGATGACGATTTACGTTTCGCAAAGGAGACAGGAGACCATTTAGATGAAAGCGAAAAAATTATTCATAGAGATGCAAATGGTGCTATTTTACAAGCTGGAGATTCTGTGGTTTTAATTAAAGATTTAAAGGTAAAAGGCTCGAGTATGGTTGCCAAACAAGGAACTGCAGTTCGTAGAATTTCTTTAGACCACGAAAACGCAAAATATATCGAGGGAAAAGTTGGACCAACGCAAATTGTAATTATTACAGATTACGTGAAGAAAATGGCGGAAAAAGAGTAATCTTCTCTTAATATCTCCAAAGGAGGAGACACTCTTGCGAAACTCTTTTTATAGAATTTGTAGCTCACTTTCCCCTTTGGGGAAAATGCCTGAAAGACAAAAGGAGATTACAACATTTTTTGTTGTTTTTTATAAAAAGAATCGGCTTGCAATTTCATTAAATCGCGAGCCATTTTTTGTTTATAAGCATAAATTTCTTCCTCTGTCGTAATATCTTCATATACTTTTTTGTTGACTGTAATATCTGCTTGCAACAATTGGTTTCTTTGGTCTACTTGTTGTTTTACCCATGTTTTTACAGCAGATTCGCTATCTTCTAATTTAAAATCGTATTCGCCTTTTGGTGAAATTAATTTTGCGAAAATGGGGGAAGTTTCTATTGCTAAAAACAACAAGAAAATAAAGAAAGATGGCAACCAAGGCAATTTTCCCAATGCATTTATTCTTGCCATTAATCCATCGAAATTTGCAATAATAGGCTGTGTTTTACTTTCGTATTTTTTTTGACTTTGTATTAATGTAGCAATAGCTGCTTCTTTATTTTTAATTTTTTCGGTGTTTTCTTTTCTTAAATTATTTAATGCTAATAAAGAGGCATCGTGTTTTTCTCGTTTTTCTTTGTAAACAGGTCCTTTGCCTAATAATTTGGTTCCTTTTCTACCTTCAGCTTCTGCTATATAGGTTTCGTACAAAGCATTTGTTTTCGCTTCTTGGATGTTAATTTCTT from the Polaribacter cellanae genome contains:
- a CDS encoding 5-formyltetrahydrofolate cyclo-ligase gives rise to the protein MFKKELRKIYKKKRRELSPTQKLEFEQDIYTQIFELDFSEIQVVHLFLSIRKYDEINTQPIIDFLNKKNKTLVVSKCDFENNTLQHFIFDKNTQLEVNSWGIPEPVNAKEIDPKEIDLVFVPMLISDENNYRVGYGKGFYDGFLAECKPQVKTVGINFFKPIPKINDIHKFDVALTQIIYPRK
- a CDS encoding DUF4407 domain-containing protein, translating into MLKNFFLTCSGVDKNLIENCSNGEQNKYVGIGATVFFTAIMATIAGSYALFTVFDNIFASIFFGLVWGLLIFNLDRFIVSTIRKSDSKWKEFIQASPRILLAVIIAIVISKPLELKLFEKEINQVLLTEKNQMTLDNKTQIAAQFTPEIAKINSEIENLKQEINIQEAKTNALYETYIAEAEGRKGTKLLGKGPVYKEKREKHDASLLALNNLRKENTEKIKNKEAAIATLIQSQKKYESKTQPIIANFDGLMARINALGKLPWLPSFFIFLLFLAIETSPIFAKLISPKGEYDFKLEDSESAVKTWVKQQVDQRNQLLQADITVNKKVYEDITTEEEIYAYKQKMARDLMKLQADSFYKKQQKML
- a CDS encoding PhnA domain-containing protein: MSLQQDLEKRSGNKCELCSATNNLAVYDVKPTITGGGGMDGSLLACEICITQIENSEEMDANHWRCLNDSMWSEFRAVKVVAWRMLSRLRNEGWPKDLLDMMYLEDDDLRFAKETGDHLDESEKIIHRDANGAILQAGDSVVLIKDLKVKGSSMVAKQGTAVRRISLDHENAKYIEGKVGPTQIVIITDYVKKMAEKE